TTGCGGACAGGCTCTGGCCGCAAGACTGGTAGTAGATATTGCTGGTCCCAATGTGATTGTTGTGAATAATACAGGTTGTTTAGAGGTTTTTTCTACGGGGTATCCCGATTCTTCATGGGAGGTTCCTTTTATTCATTCGCTCTTTGAAAATGCCGGGGCAGTAGCCTCAGGAGTTGAATCTGCCTTAAAATATTTAAAAAAAGAAGACCAGATTAATGTTATTGCCCAAGCAGGAGATGGAGGAACTGCCGACATTGGGCTTCAGGCACTTTCAGGAATGTGGGAGAGAGGACACAATGTGTTATCTATCTGCTACGATAATGAGGCTTATATGAATACGGGAATTCAGCGTTCAGGGCTAACTCCCTTGGATACCAATACTACCACCAGCCCCGTGGGGAAATTTTCTTCAGGTAATATTAGGCCGAAGAAAAATATGATAGAAATTGCTTCGGCACATGGAATTTCCTATGTAGCAAGTGCCACTGTAGGTTTCCCCAGAGATTTGCAGAGAAAAATCAAAAAGGCTTTATCTTTAAAAGGTCCTAAATTTCTCCATATCCACTGTCCTTGTCCTTTAGGCTGGAGGCATGAGCCAAATTTGACGCTTGAGGTAGCAAAGCTGGCAGTGGAGACCGGACTTTTCCCATTGGTAGAATTTGAATTTGGAAAACTTATCAATGTTTATAAACTCAAAGAACATAAGCCGGTAGAAGAATATCTTAAACTGCAGGGAAGATTTAAACATTTACTCTCGCCTGAGGCAAAAGCAGAACTTGCCCGCGTGCAGGAAATTGCAGATGGGAATATAGAAAGGTATGGGCTTTTAGTCAAGTAATTATTCCCAGCCAAAAATTCATTAGTAGATATCGAAAAATCAGTTTAATTGTTTAAACAAAGAGGAGGCTAAGATGGTGTATCAAGAAGAATCGGAATTATATTTAAATTTAGAAGAGGCAATAAGGTTAGGTAGAGAGAAGAGGATTAAGATAAAAGATTCAGCCCTTATTAAAGA
This genomic stretch from Candidatus Omnitrophota bacterium harbors:
- a CDS encoding thiamine pyrophosphate-dependent enzyme gives rise to the protein MYKPLLSPGHTACGGCGQALAARLVVDIAGPNVIVVNNTGCLEVFSTGYPDSSWEVPFIHSLFENAGAVASGVESALKYLKKEDQINVIAQAGDGGTADIGLQALSGMWERGHNVLSICYDNEAYMNTGIQRSGLTPLDTNTTTSPVGKFSSGNIRPKKNMIEIASAHGISYVASATVGFPRDLQRKIKKALSLKGPKFLHIHCPCPLGWRHEPNLTLEVAKLAVETGLFPLVEFEFGKLINVYKLKEHKPVEEYLKLQGRFKHLLSPEAKAELARVQEIADGNIERYGLLVK